The sequence CCGGAACAGACAGTTATCAATTTACAGGCTGCGGTTAAAATGGAATTCATTTCTCCAGTCCTTTGGAATAAATGATTTCATATTAGAGGGAGACAAAATGCTCACCATGGCCTTTTGTAAGGATAAACTAACAGAAAATTTCAGGTCAGACCCAAAACAAAATTAGAAGTTATAGTTTGATAGAAGTGAAAATCAGATGGCACTTTCCAGCAGCACTTTTGAATTCCCAAACAAATTCTCATGCACTCCATCAGGATGATGGGAAGCTAGGTCAAAGTGAAACTAGTTTCTGTTCAATTCCTTCACTACTCCGAATCATCCCTTTCAAAGGCATGGTATGTTTTCTTTCCAACTAAAGGAGAAGGCTACTGACAGAATTCTATTGTGGCATGGTGCTATCAATTTCTGAACTGTCAGATTGAGAATCAACTCAATTCTTCCACCCCAAGTATTTGATGTAAATGCGCTTGTGATCCCTATCAAATTGTTGTAATGGCACATTCTTACTAAATCTCTTGGCTCTAAAGGTAATGTGCTTCTTAACCTAAGGATCTCAGAGATAACTAAATTCCCCTTACCACCATAAAACGTGTACTGCTTTCATAGAGTTTTACTGAATAGAACAAATGATGGGGTAGAAGACCTCATTTATCTAACTAATGTAGTATTTTACCTTACCTAACAAATATAGCTGCATTTTTGTATATTATCTGGCAGTGCTTTTCAGTTATTATATCACTCCACAGCACCACGTACCTTTATATCATGATTAGGCTCCTTGTATTACTTTTACCTTCCATGGTGCTATTATATTATACTTCTACTGTATATGTGTTTTGGTACTTGAATTTGAAAACAACTGGGCCTTTGAGAACAAAGAACAAGGAAGTATTGCTATTCTGGTTCCCAATTCTCATGTGATATGCCCATTCTGAAAGACATTAGTCTGCCTTTGGGAAATCCAGGACTGTCTATCAGAGAGGTGTATTGATACATGGACTGCAGATGAAATAAGATCTGATGAGCTTAAAGAGCTAGGCAAACATGTTTATGCTATTTTAAATGGCCAATTCTAGCAACTGAGCTATCAGAGCTTGGTAGACCTGGGATTTCCATGGATAAATCACAATTTATCAGGCAAAGATGTGGCCTGCGTTGCTGGGCAATAAAAAGAGGAGGTAAAATTGCAGCCACCTACTATCATAAAGGAGCTAATATGTTGGAGGTGGCTTTTCTCCGCTGGATTGAGAAGGGAGATTTTTGATACATCCTTGGCATTTGACAATCCTTATGATGGTGGAGTATACTGGATGCACATGAACACTGACCCTTCTACAGCTGATGTTTAAAAAGAATTTGCTATATCATGCAGgtgattataaaaattttaaatgacaTTTTTTGGGGAGAGGATGAGTTTTTGAGCTTTCTGTCACCGCAAGGTTGACAGGAATTGGAAATTATTGGATCTGACCCCTATATGTAATGTAGAACCCCTACCATCGAAACTTGTGAAATATTTAATAGTGGAGTGTTGATGACAGCTGCAAAGGAGGAGTTTTTACTGACAGAATGGGAGCAGACTACCCAATATGGGTGAACTGTCACGTCTACATGACATTTTGTATTATCTTGCTATTTCAGCCCTGTGTGTGAAATTCAGTAATATTATAGATGCGGATTTTCTCAACTTGTTGAACTCTTGATCAATTTCGTAGTTGGAACTCTGTATAGCTTCATGGAAGAGCATTTGCTTGACCAATTTGACATAATGTTCTCGCAGAGGGTGGTTGAACAAGTATCATTGGATTTAGTTAATTTGGAGGCAGAACCCCAGGATTAACTAAACtgggaatatatatatagttttaaTTATTTAGtgggaaaaaaaagttaatgATGTGCTATTATTGTGAATTTGTCAGTTGGGCTGTAGAAGAGATGGACACACACCCTTTCCTTGAGATGTAAGGGGCCCAAATATGTTAATTGTTGCTCGGAGTTCACCCTGCACAATTATTACcttagaatttatttatttatttttggggttAAGTTCTCCATTGGCCACTTGTAAGTGGGGCGATGCATCTTGAGAGGGCATTTGCTCCCTTGAAAGATTTTAGTAAAAAATTCTCCGAACTGGAGCAAGAGAGATAGTTCTAGGCGTTTCTATCCCCTGCTATCATTCAATGAACTACACCAGTGTTTTTGTGCTGCTAGTCCTAGGGCTGGATAAAGGAGAAGGGTTGGTGTGTTGGTTTGCAGCATTGTGAAAGCCTTAGCCAAGTGCTCTGTGGCATGGACCCTGGAGAAGTGGTGAGACATGCATGAGTTAGCGCTGACAATTAGTCAACAAGTATGACTTATTAACTTTGAATGGAGTTGAAAGGTGAAATAGGATCCATGTGGCTGACCTTAGATTTCAATGATTTATGGTATATGGTAGCTTGAAAATGTTGTGAGATCTATTTACATTCTATAAGGGAGGAACTAATATGTTGTTTCTTCACCTTACCTGGTCCTGGGACCTTGTCTTGGCTTTTTCCCTATGAATTTTATATGGGACACCTTATTAGGTGACCCGTGATGATATCATTGTTATCAACCATTTTAGCTTTCATACTttatctttgttttttgtttattttggatCTTGGCTTCTGAACTTATTATGTGGTTCTAGTTCTATAGTAATACGAAACAATAGAACTGTTTATTTAGGATTGTCACAGGATTTTTCCCTGTGGATTTCATACAGACCAATACTATAATGTGATTATTATCAACAATATAtgcttcatttttattttcttctatttgtatatttttttctgaaCTTTTTATTATTTGGTATTATGGTACAAATAACATGGACTGCTTAtcaagaatttttcttttggtttctcCCAGACACTGAAGGGTTTGTGATACCAAGCTTGGTAGGAGACTCGAGTAAGCCTGATGTTCCACAAGTGAATGACTTGAAACCTTCTCCCAAGGTGAGCATCAAAATGGTTTTACACCCTTTTTCCTGAACTGCTTTTGGTGTTAGCCCATCTGAAACTCATATGAGGTTGAAGTTGATAGTAAAATTCATGGGCATGTATCATTCTAAGCACTCAGGAGGAGGGTAACCCTCCCCCCGACCCCTcctttttgggtagaaaaaggaggcaatttCCCATTTGAAGGTTGTAAACTCGTTACACTAGAACTAACGTGTTTCATAAGATCGGGCAGGtcaaaaaggaagaggaaaagatCTACTTGGGACCACACGGTGCTCCTCCTTCACAAGCAAAGCAGCAAGAGCTGAACGCAAGTGGGCGGAAGCAGCGATTTAAGCAGAAGTTAAAGGAAGCAGACAGGAAGCACACAGGATCAGGGCGGGAAAATAAGGTAGATAGCTTGCGAGAACTTGTTGGTGGGGGCAAAGTAAATGTTACCAGGTCAAAAGGTTCCTCAAGGGATTGGCTCGACCCACAGTGCCATGAATCTCAAGTTTGAGAGGTCCGAGTAGATCGCATCTTCATCAATAAGTGGAATCTGTTGTACTAGCTTGAGATTAAAGTCTTCATTTTCTGGCATCAGTACTATAAATAAAGCTCTTTGTGCGTGTGTGCAGAAGATTTATTTGGAGATTATGTATACAGCTGATGTTGGAATTGCCAATCTATTCAGAAAACTAGGTATTGATTGCATGGAGCGTGGATCCTGCTTTGTGAAAGTCTTTAAGGGCATATTTTTGTTCTTCCTGGACCTGAAAGCAACTCCTGATGGGTATGGGGATCTTTAGAAAAAGAGATCTGCAGGGTGTGTGTGGTAGGGAAGGTGTTCCAAGGTCCCACTACGGTTTCAAGAACTGGAATGGATCTACCTTGATTCCACCCAAGCTGGAGGGGCCGATAGACATATCAAAACTAGGGTTAGGGCTATGTATCTGGCTGATTCCAGCTGGTACGGAATCCAGATTTGAATCAGTGAAACCAATTTAGACCCTGATTCTGAGTTTTGAATCCTTTCTCAGCAATAGTTTTTCTAGTCCGGCAAATTTTTACCACATGGAaaaatgatgtggcaattttgaTCATAtgaaaatctagaaaatagttTAGAATGGCCACATGTCAAATATCAAACTAAAATTCGTACATATATTTCTATGTATATTGGTTGATTCCCATGTATTTTTAACAATccattttgtttaaaaaaaagactaaaattCGTACATATATTTCTATGTATATTGGTTGATTCCCATGTATTTTTAACAATccattttgtttaaaaaaaagtttcatttttctttggacaaagttttcttttgtCAGTGACGGGTGGTCTAAATGTGATTCACAATCACTCCCAACCTCTCTCCTTGTCTGTGAACACGATGGGTAACAGTGAACAGATATCATGCACTATGGCCTTAAGAAAACTCAGTCCTTCCTCTTATTACATCCTCAAaactttattttacatttttattacATGATCAACtcaaatcaaaatatttattaCATGATCAACTCAAATCTATTTTGATTGAAATTTAGCAAATAACTAGAGATTTTTGAGGCCTTCTAGTGGATAGAAATAATATTttccaaagagggaaaaaaaaagaaaaggacacCCCAAGGAAGGAAGCATGGACAGTGACCCAAACGTAGTGAGTCACAATTGACTATTGTTGT is a genomic window of Macadamia integrifolia cultivar HAES 741 chromosome 13, SCU_Mint_v3, whole genome shotgun sequence containing:
- the LOC122060060 gene encoding uncharacterized protein LOC122060060 isoform X2 — protein: MDPSSVQSTPSVEEDEWDTEGFVIPSLVGDSSKPDVPQVNDLKPSPKVKKEEEKIYLGPHGAPPSQAKQQELNASGRKQRFKQKLKEADRKHTGSGRENKVDSLRELVGGGKVNVTRSKGSSRDWLDPQCHESQV
- the LOC122060060 gene encoding uncharacterized protein LOC122060060 isoform X1 — translated: MDPSSVQSTPSVEEDEWDTEGFVIPSLVGDSSKPDVPQVNDLKPSPKIGQVKKEEEKIYLGPHGAPPSQAKQQELNASGRKQRFKQKLKEADRKHTGSGRENKVDSLRELVGGGKVNVTRSKGSSRDWLDPQCHESQV